Part of the Verrucomicrobiota bacterium genome is shown below.
TTATCGAATTGCTCGTCGTCATTGCCATCATCGCCATCCTGGCCGGCATGCTTCTGCCCGCGCTGAGCAAGGCCAAGGAAGGCGGGCGCTCGTCGCTCTGCAAAAACAACATGCGGCAGATCACGATCGGGGTGTTGCTTTACACCGACGACCATGCGGATTACTTGCCCTGGGCGGGCGATGTGGATCGGGATTTGCCACCGGACTGGGTGTTTGGGGGACAATCCGGCGGCGACACGACAAACCCGCGTTATTGGAGCCAGCCGCCCCTTTCGTTCGGTTTCCACGCGGAGGCCGGTTCGATTTTCAATTACGTGACCGGCCAGCCGCAGATTCGTTTATCCAACGGGCGGGTCGATCTGAATCACACCAATACCTATCCGGTTTACCGGTGTCCGAGCACGGGACAAATCGGTCGGGCGCAGCGCGTCAATTTCAGCGTCAATAATTTCATCGACGCCGTGGAGCATCCGCCCAAAGGCGTGCTCAGCACGCGCGTGGTGAATCCGTCGGAGAAGTTGATGCTTTTCAACGAAGATTCCAAAACGATGCACAATGCGAGCTTTCATCCCGGCGGCAGCGCGGCCGGCGGCACGTTCGTCGTGCACAATGGCCGAATCAACGTCGGCTACGTGGATGGCCACGTCGAAAATATGAAGCATCAGAAGGTTCACGAGATTCAGCGCGGTCAGGCCAACATTGATCGTTACTTCCAGCCGTATCGCTAAGCCGTGACTATTCACATTTTAACAAAAGCCAACGAAGGAAACGAAGATCTCGAGAAGGTCTCCCAGCATTGGCCCCTCACTGGCTCACCGGGCTATGACTTACCGTAATAGCAAAGTGCCCGCATCGGATTTTTCCCAGTCCGCGAGCCTTCGTTCTCTTCGTTGCCTTTTGTTCAACTGAATAGCTGCCACGAAGTCAGAACGTCATTGTGTTTCTCAGAATTCCACCTAAGCATACGCGCGTTCCCGGCGCCCCGCGCTTGCATGTTGCCAGAACCGATCACTCTCGAACAACTGGGTTGGAGTCCATCCTGGGACGAGGAATTTGCCAGGTTTCGAGTCGCGGGTCTTGAGCCGGGCCGCGTGGCGGTCGAAGACAAGCACCAATACTGCGTTCACACGCCGCAGGGTCCGCTGACCGGCCTCGTTGCGGGAAAACTTCTGCACGAATCCGCGGCGCCCGCCGAATTGCCGAAAGTTGGAGACTGGGTTGCGCTCTCCGTGATGCCGAATGAAGCCAAGGCGGTCATTCATCACGTCCTGCCGCGTCAGACAAAGTTCTCCAGAAAGGTCCCAGGCCGGGATACCGAAGAACAAGTGCTGGTCGCGAACGTGGACGTCGTTTTCCTGGTGCAGGCGCTGGATGAGTCGTTCCGGCCGCGCTTGATCGAGCGCCAGCTTGTGATGATCCACGAAAGCGGATCCCGGCCGGTCGTCGTCCTGAACAAGGCGGATCTTTGCCCGGATGTAGAACGAAACCTGGAGACGGCCCGGCATGCCGCGGGCGGAGCGCCCGTGGTCGTCGTCAGCGCGAAGACAGGAGAGCATATCGATCAGTTGAAGAGGATCATTCATCCGGGCGAGACCGTGGTGTTCATCGGACCGTCCGGCGTGGGGAAATCCAGCCTGATCAACTCCCTGTGCGGCGAAGAGGTTCAGGCCACGACCGAAGTGCGGGTCAGCGACTCGAAAGGCCGGCACACGACAACGTGGCGCGAGCTGATTCTGTTGCCGCAAGGCGGCCTCGTGATCGACACGCCGGGGATGCGCGAGTTTCAACTGTGGCTTGCAGGGCAGGGGGTTCACGAGGCCTTCTCCGATTTTGAGACCTGGGCGACGCACTGCCGCTTTCGGGATTGCTCGCACACGCACGAAGCGGGTTGTGCTGTCAAAGCGGCGCTGGCCCGGGGAGAGCTGCCGTCGGAACGGTACGAGAATTTCCTGAAACTCCAGCGCGAGTTGGCTTACCTGGACGAAGCCCAACAGCAGCGCACCTGGCTCGACCGCAAACGGAAAACGAAAGCGGCACAACGCGCCTTCAACCGAATCAAGCGACGCGATTGGGAGCACTGATCCTGGAATGTTTCCTTGGTCGGATTACCATGTCTCGCGCCATGAACCCGGTAGGGCGAGTCCGTCCCGGCGAGCCGCTCGACGTGCGCGGAACACGTCCGGCTCGGCTCGCTGGGGACAGGCTCGGCCTACCGTCAGTTTTATGGGAAGCGGGAGCAAATGATGCGCGGCGTATCTCCGAAAAAGCGCACCGAACCGCCGCTGCCGGGCGAAGCGATGGTCAGTGCCGCGCTGCGACTTCGTCAGGCAGTCGAAAGGCTCAGGTTCGACGTCGCGGTCACTCACGTTTACAACCCGCTCGACTACGCATGGGTCGCGCACGAGACTTACCTGCGCCGCTTCGGGAACAGCCGCAAGCGCATCGTCTTTCTCGGCATGAACCCCGGCCCGTTCGGCATGGCGCAAACGGGCGTGCCTTTCGGCGAAGTTGCCGCGGTGCGGGATTGGATGGGAATCGAAACGGAAATCGGCAAACCGCGGCTGGAACATCCCCGGCGTCCGGTTGAAGGCTTTGCTTGCCCGCGTTCCGAAGTCAGCGGCAAGCGCCTCTGGGGCCTATTTGCCGAGCGGTTCGGCCCCGTGGAGAAATTCTTCGCCGAGCATTTCGTGGTCAACTTCTGTCCGCTGGCGTTTTTGGACAAGGAAGGCCGCAACCTGACACCCGACAAGCTGCCGGCTGCTTTGACTGCATAGTTTCATCGCCGCCACGGCACGCCGCCACAACTTAACCATTGCGACGCGCAACACGAAAGACTACGAGCGACCGGGTCTCAAAGTGTTCAATCCCGGAGCAGCCGCGTCGCCGGCTCACCCTCACTAAAACCAACCCGGTGCAGGCGGCATGGGACCAGGAGCTGGGGACACCGGGAAGCGGATATCCGCGAGAAACTGCCGGCTAGACCAGTGATGTGTCTCACAAATGGCTGGAGTTATGCCGCAAGGGATTTTGGCCTCCCGCGAGGCGCGAGCGACGCGCATACCCCTGGTGGGTCTGTAAGGCGCGAGCAACGAAGCGGGAGGCCAAAAGACCTGCGGCCCGAAGGGTTGCGCCGAAAACGGTCTGGGGCTGCGTTGCTCCTCGGTCGCAGAGCACTGGGGCTATGCTCCCTCGTCGCGCCTTGCCCCAGGCCGTTTTGGGCGCAACATAACTCCAGCCATTTGTGAGACACATCACCAGCCACTTCACGCCTTCTCACGAACGTGCGCGCCAGAGTTCTGGCGAGGTCTCAAGTCTTGAGAGCAGCTTGGCATCCGCGGCCGGAAAGGAATACCGGAGGAGTTGGTTCCGGCGCACCCACTTCACCGCCTGGCATCCGATTGCTCGCGGCTCGCGCTTGATTAAGTCACAACGGTAGAATCTCAAGCGAACGGTTTTCTCCGGATAACGATGGGTCACCCGACCCATGAGTTCGCGCGCCTTGACCTCGACGCCGAGTTCTTCCAGAAGCTCACGCTCCAGACACGCCTTGAAGCTTTCATTTCGCTCGCGCTTGCCGCCGGGAAATTCCCACAAGCCGCCGAGATGATCGTTGAGCCGCCGCTGTGTGATGAGCAATTTCCCCTCGCGGAAAATCAGACCGGCCGCCACCTCGACGATCTTCTCCTTTTCCTGCATCAACGCCTTAACGCTCGAACCCATTAAAGACGTCACGCGCCTCGCCGCCCGATGCTCTTATAGATGAAACCCAGCCGTTCCATTTCTTCGGGGTCGAACAGGTTCCGGCCGTCGAACAGGATCGGGTGCGTCATCGTTTTGCGGGCCAGGTCCAGATCCAGTTTCCTAAACTGCGGCCACTCGGTCGCGACCACCAGCGCATCGCAGCCATCCGCGACCGCGTTCATCTCCGGCACGTACGTGACATCGGTCAGGACGCTTTTGGCTTTCTCCATCGCTTTGGGATCGTGCACGCGAAGAACCGCGCCCTCTCTTTGGAGTCGGTGGCAGAGATCGATGGCGGGCGACATCCGGACGTCGTCGGTGTTCTGTTTGAAAGCCAGGCCGAGCACGCCGATTTTCTTCTGCTTCAACACCCAGAGGGTCTCGACGATCTTCTTGAAGAACCGGTCCATCTGGTGGGCGTTGATCCGCTGCACTTCCTTGAGCAGGGCGAAATCGTAGCCGAGTTGCTCGGCAATCTTGATGAACGCGCTGAGGTCCTTGGGAAAGCAACTCCCGCCAAAGCCCAGCGAAGCGTCCAGAAAGCGCCGGCCAATGCGCGGATCCATCCCGATGCCGTTGGCCACTTCCTGCACGTTCGCGCCCGAAGCTTCGCAAAGAATCGAGATCGCGTTGATGTAGGAAATCTTGAGCGCCAGGAACGAATTGGACGCATGCTTGATCAACTCCGCCGAATTGATGTCCGTGACAATGACGGGGGCTTGAAACGGCGCGTAGAGCTCCCGCATCGCCGCCACCGGCCGTTGGGAAAGAACGCCGATGACAATGCGGTCCGGTTTGAGGAAATCCTCCACCGCGAAGCCTTCGCGCAAAAACTCCGGATTGCTGACCACGTCAAACTCGACCTTGGATTTGCAGTAGCGCCGGATGGTTTCGGCGACTTTCTCGCCCGTCTTGACCGGGACCGTGCTCTTATCGACCACGATCTTGTACCGGGTGATGGCGCCGGCGATATCGCGCGCGACGCCCTCCATGTAGCTCAAATCCACGGAGCCATCTGGGAGAGGCGGTGTGGGCACGGCGATGAAAACAACGTCGGATTTCTCAACACCTTCCTGCGTGGACGTGGTGAAGCTTAGCCGCCCGGCAGCCACGTTCTTCTGAATGAGTTCCTCGAGACCGGGTTCAAAAATGGGGACGCCGCCCCTGCGGAGCAACTCCACCTTGGCCGCGTCGCAATCCACGCAGATCACGTCGTGCCCGACTTCGGCGAAGCAAGTGCCCGTCACCAATCCCACGTAACCCGTGCCAATAAGGGAAATCTTCATGAGTCAGGACGTGCGTGGAACACGGCCGGTTCGGTTCGCTGGGGACAGGCTCGCCCTACCATGCACACGGACCATGAACGATAAGGACGCGTTCCACCGCGGCCCTGAAATTGTGCTTTCGATTGTGGTGAGAGGCCCGGCATTTACTTCTTCTCAGCCGGCGTTGGGTTCGCCGGCGCAGCATTCGCGGCGGGCACGGCGTTCGTGGCTGAAACTGAGGACGCATTTGTGGCTGCGTTTGTGCCCTGGGGCGTGGGGAGCGGCAATGGGGTGGTTGCCTGGTTTGTGGCGGGCGCGATGGTCTTGGCCAGTTCCGGATGTTTTTCCAGCAAACGCTCTTTCCGCGCCATGGCTTCTCCGCTCACCGAACTCATCAGATTCGTCCGCGTGATTTCCTCGTACATCTGGAGGGCCAGTTGGGGTTGGTTTTTAGCCTCCTGAATCCGCGCAATCGCCAGCCGCGTGTCCGCCAGCACCCAAGCCTGCGGGTAGCGGGACAACACCTCCTGATAAGTGCGCAGCGCGTCGTCCGTTTTCCCGTCGGATTCCAGCGACGCTGCCTTCCCGTACAAAGCGGCTGGGGCGAGAGGGTGACTCCCAAAACGTTGGAGAAAATCCTCGAATTGCGCCCGGGCGTCCGGGTATTTCCCTTCCGCAAACAAGGTGCCCGCCGCCAACAGCAGCGCGCGCTGCGCCGCGGTCGTGCTGGGGTGGGTTTGCGCGATCTTCAAGAAACTGGAGGCGTCCGGCGGGGGCGTATTCTCCGGAGCGTTCAAGGGCAGCCGCAGCGCCAGCAGGGCCTGGCTCGCGGCCAACTCGGTTTGCACCTTGTTGTAGCGATAAACGGCAATGCCCGATCCTACGACCACCAAACCCGCCGCGGCGAGGATCAGGCGTTTCTTGTTCTCTTCCAGCCAGGCCAGGAAATCGTACCACCCGACGGAACTGGTCATTTCAGAACTCATAAAGGGGCAAAATCATTCGGTCGCCGGGTCCGGAACGCAAGCTTGAAATACGTCCAAAATGCCGCTTGCCAAAGCCCGGCTGCTTTCCTAGCGTCCGCTCGTGGATCAATTTGCACAGTACATCCCGGTGCTTCTTCTAGCGGTGGTGGCGATCGCGTATGCGTTCGGGATTCTGATCCTATCCGTGGTGGTGGGCCAGCGCGGCCGCCGCGACCGGGTCAAGGACACCCCTTACGAATGCGGCATGCTCCCGGTCGGAGAGGGCAACGCACGGATGTCGGTCAAATTCTATCTGGTGGCGATGCTATTCATTCTGTTCGACATCGAGGTCGTGTTCCTTTACCCCTGGGCGGTTGTTTACAAGGACATGCTGCGCGACCACGCCAACCTCATCTTCGGTTCGATGGTGACTTTCCTCGGGATCTTGTTTGTGGGTTACCTCTATGCGTTGAAAAAGCGGGCGTTCGATTGGAAGTCGTAAAACGTGAAACGTAAGACGTAACGCGTG
Proteins encoded:
- a CDS encoding DUF1559 domain-containing protein — its product is IELLVVIAIIAILAGMLLPALSKAKEGGRSSLCKNNMRQITIGVLLYTDDHADYLPWAGDVDRDLPPDWVFGGQSGGDTTNPRYWSQPPLSFGFHAEAGSIFNYVTGQPQIRLSNGRVDLNHTNTYPVYRCPSTGQIGRAQRVNFSVNNFIDAVEHPPKGVLSTRVVNPSEKLMLFNEDSKTMHNASFHPGGSAAGGTFVVHNGRINVGYVDGHVENMKHQKVHEIQRGQANIDRYFQPYR
- the rsgA gene encoding ribosome small subunit-dependent GTPase A, with the translated sequence MTLEQLGWSPSWDEEFARFRVAGLEPGRVAVEDKHQYCVHTPQGPLTGLVAGKLLHESAAPAELPKVGDWVALSVMPNEAKAVIHHVLPRQTKFSRKVPGRDTEEQVLVANVDVVFLVQALDESFRPRLIERQLVMIHESGSRPVVVLNKADLCPDVERNLETARHAAGGAPVVVVSAKTGEHIDQLKRIIHPGETVVFIGPSGVGKSSLINSLCGEEVQATTEVRVSDSKGRHTTTWRELILLPQGGLVIDTPGMREFQLWLAGQGVHEAFSDFETWATHCRFRDCSHTHEAGCAVKAALARGELPSERYENFLKLQRELAYLDEAQQQRTWLDRKRKTKAAQRAFNRIKRRDWEH
- a CDS encoding type II toxin-antitoxin system VapC family toxin: MHSFIAATARRHNLTIATRNTKDYERPGLKVFNPGAAASPAHPH
- a CDS encoding (deoxy)nucleoside triphosphate pyrophosphohydrolase codes for the protein MGSSVKALMQEKEKIVEVAAGLIFREGKLLITQRRLNDHLGGLWEFPGGKRERNESFKACLERELLEELGVEVKARELMGRVTHRYPEKTVRLRFYRCDLIKREPRAIGCQAVKWVRRNQLLRYSFPAADAKLLSRLETSPELWRARS
- a CDS encoding UDP-glucose/GDP-mannose dehydrogenase family protein; translation: MKISLIGTGYVGLVTGTCFAEVGHDVICVDCDAAKVELLRRGGVPIFEPGLEELIQKNVAAGRLSFTTSTQEGVEKSDVVFIAVPTPPLPDGSVDLSYMEGVARDIAGAITRYKIVVDKSTVPVKTGEKVAETIRRYCKSKVEFDVVSNPEFLREGFAVEDFLKPDRIVIGVLSQRPVAAMRELYAPFQAPVIVTDINSAELIKHASNSFLALKISYINAISILCEASGANVQEVANGIGMDPRIGRRFLDASLGFGGSCFPKDLSAFIKIAEQLGYDFALLKEVQRINAHQMDRFFKKIVETLWVLKQKKIGVLGLAFKQNTDDVRMSPAIDLCHRLQREGAVLRVHDPKAMEKAKSVLTDVTYVPEMNAVADGCDALVVATEWPQFRKLDLDLARKTMTHPILFDGRNLFDPEEMERLGFIYKSIGRRGA
- a CDS encoding tetratricopeptide repeat protein, giving the protein MSSEMTSSVGWYDFLAWLEENKKRLILAAAGLVVVGSGIAVYRYNKVQTELAASQALLALRLPLNAPENTPPPDASSFLKIAQTHPSTTAAQRALLLAAGTLFAEGKYPDARAQFEDFLQRFGSHPLAPAALYGKAASLESDGKTDDALRTYQEVLSRYPQAWVLADTRLAIARIQEAKNQPQLALQMYEEITRTNLMSSVSGEAMARKERLLEKHPELAKTIAPATNQATTPLPLPTPQGTNAATNASSVSATNAVPAANAAPANPTPAEKK
- a CDS encoding NADH-quinone oxidoreductase subunit A, translated to MDQFAQYIPVLLLAVVAIAYAFGILILSVVVGQRGRRDRVKDTPYECGMLPVGEGNARMSVKFYLVAMLFILFDIEVVFLYPWAVVYKDMLRDHANLIFGSMVTFLGILFVGYLYALKKRAFDWKS